One part of the Thermodesulfobacterium commune DSM 2178 genome encodes these proteins:
- a CDS encoding ArnT family glycosyltransferase, with protein sequence MKNKAFLKIALFLIAFGGALYFPFIGEKEFQGEEGRRVLIALQMLETKEFLFPKLFDTFYFLKPPAYNWFLALWFCLTKDFSEWTARASSAVSLIFTSLVFTWIWIKILKKEEIVEQKNISWVVFLLPGLIFLTTPEVIDKGIRAEIDGFYTFLVSTSLFSWFYFYEIEKRRMVGFVLWGIFTGFAVLTKTFHALLFFYLAWIPYLIYFKRLKELFSIPHFLGIGVTLGIFITWLLVSLGFDITLFKAWLGEYQGAVSGAEVSLTQHFEAFTLGFLIGYAPWIFFFLVLKEKEFFKSFLDKHPNFFRFFLFSLFLFVFSYLFHIFCLGARLRYMLPGVGGLVFVSSTVFLYLILEKQRMIS encoded by the coding sequence ATGAAAAATAAAGCCTTTTTAAAAATAGCTTTGTTTTTAATTGCTTTTGGAGGGGCTCTTTATTTTCCTTTTATAGGAGAAAAGGAGTTTCAGGGAGAAGAAGGTAGGAGGGTTTTAATTGCTTTACAGATGCTTGAAACTAAGGAATTTTTATTTCCTAAGCTTTTCGACACCTTTTATTTTCTAAAACCCCCGGCCTATAACTGGTTTCTTGCTCTTTGGTTTTGTCTTACTAAAGACTTCTCAGAATGGACAGCCAGAGCCAGTTCTGCTGTGAGCTTAATCTTTACCTCTTTGGTTTTTACCTGGATATGGATAAAAATTTTAAAAAAAGAAGAGATTGTCGAACAAAAAAACATTTCTTGGGTTGTTTTTTTGCTTCCTGGTCTGATTTTTTTAACCACCCCAGAGGTTATAGATAAAGGTATAAGGGCTGAGATAGATGGTTTTTACACCTTTTTAGTCTCAACTAGCCTTTTTTCCTGGTTTTATTTTTATGAGATAGAAAAACGAAGGATGGTTGGATTTGTTTTATGGGGCATTTTTACGGGATTTGCCGTGCTCACCAAAACTTTTCATGCTCTGCTTTTCTTTTATTTAGCCTGGATACCTTATCTAATTTACTTTAAAAGACTTAAAGAACTTTTTTCTATTCCCCATTTTTTAGGTATAGGGGTTACCTTGGGAATTTTTATAACATGGCTTTTAGTTAGTTTGGGTTTTGATATAACCCTTTTTAAGGCCTGGTTAGGAGAATATCAGGGAGCAGTATCTGGGGCAGAGGTTTCTTTAACTCAACATTTTGAGGCCTTTACCCTTGGTTTTCTTATAGGATATGCCCCTTGGATTTTTTTCTTTCTTGTTTTAAAAGAAAAAGAATTTTTTAAAAGTTTCCTTGATAAGCATCCTAATTTTTTTAGGTTTTTCCTTTTTTCTCTTTTCCTGTTTGTTTTTTCATATTTGTTTCATATTTTTTGCTTAGGTGCAAGGCTAAGATATATGCTTCCTGGAGTAGGTGGATTGGTTTTTGTTTCTTCTACGGTTTTTTTATACTTGATTTTAGAAAAACAAAGGATGATTTCTTAA
- a CDS encoding beta-ketoacyl-ACP synthase III, giving the protein MCLNTVRSTILGMGMAVPPKVLTNHDLEKMVETSDAWITERTGIKERHILEDGENISQYAIKASKEALERAGISPEDLNLIICATVTPDYLIPSLAVLVQEGLGALRAGAFDLSATCSGFVYALSIADQFVKANPEWKVLVVGAEALSRKTNWQDRSICVLLGDGAGAAVVGKSTKPSQKGIIDFILGADGSKWPLLTLKGGGSAFFPFDDRLPKEEYYIKMQGREVFKFATRVMERLALELLERNGFSKEDLDLLVPHQANLRIIEYLRDRLNLPKEKVFVNIDKYGNTSAASIPIALYEAEKEGVLKEGDLVLLVAFGGGFTFGGVLLRW; this is encoded by the coding sequence GTGTGCTTAAACACTGTTAGATCGACGATTTTAGGTATGGGAATGGCAGTTCCTCCTAAGGTGCTTACCAATCATGACCTTGAAAAGATGGTTGAAACTTCAGATGCCTGGATTACAGAAAGGACAGGAATAAAAGAAAGACATATTTTAGAAGATGGAGAAAACATCAGTCAATATGCTATCAAAGCTTCTAAAGAAGCGTTAGAAAGGGCAGGGATTTCTCCAGAGGATTTAAACCTTATCATTTGTGCAACCGTAACCCCAGATTATCTCATTCCTTCTCTTGCTGTGCTGGTTCAAGAAGGGTTAGGTGCTTTAAGAGCTGGTGCTTTTGATCTTTCAGCTACCTGTTCTGGTTTTGTTTATGCTTTAAGTATAGCTGACCAGTTTGTAAAGGCAAATCCTGAATGGAAAGTATTGGTAGTAGGGGCTGAAGCCCTTTCTCGAAAAACCAACTGGCAAGATAGAAGCATTTGTGTGCTTTTAGGAGACGGAGCAGGTGCTGCTGTGGTAGGAAAAAGTACTAAACCTTCCCAAAAAGGAATTATCGATTTTATCCTTGGGGCAGACGGTAGCAAGTGGCCTTTACTTACCTTAAAAGGAGGGGGAAGTGCTTTTTTTCCTTTTGATGACAGATTACCTAAGGAAGAATATTACATCAAAATGCAGGGAAGAGAAGTGTTTAAGTTTGCTACCAGGGTAATGGAAAGGTTAGCGTTGGAGTTACTTGAAAGAAACGGTTTTTCTAAGGAAGACTTAGACCTTTTGGTGCCTCATCAGGCAAACTTAAGAATTATAGAATACCTGAGAGATAGGCTAAACCTTCCTAAAGAAAAGGTCTTCGTAAATATCGATAAATATGGAAATACTTCAGCAGCCAGCATTCCTATAGCCCTCTACGAAGCAGAAAAGGAAGGTGTACTTAAGGAAGGAGATTTAGTCTTACTTGTTGCCTTTGGAGGAGGTTTCACCTTTGGAGGCGTATTGTTAAGGTGGTAG
- a CDS encoding ArnT family glycosyltransferase, whose protein sequence is MKKQRLILVLLVLALLLIFWNLGERPLFGVEGRWAEATREMMLRDSWFVPTINFEPHVTKPLIPFWLIKISGMVLQGFNEFTVRLPGALIALASLVVFYIGVTPLFSYPWNLIASGLLLTSVGFLEFSRLAQSEIYQLFGIITALAFYIHFRDKKSFLGYLGFFGGMVIGGLSKGITSFAVLLTLPLIDAILEKRFYHLNWKSILAGTIALGFYFLPYYLTAQELKSQIPFYLWIRENLQQAVNPYDNLRPFYIYFLYWPIWVAPWSLFLFAALVKFIKNFKKLSKEERLFFLTSIFIFLIFTIAKARRGYYLLPILPFSIIFITYYLKTHADWFLLKIYRLVGHCLVFLPLIFLLILPFLKLSLSYTLGLSLILGFLFQVVVFFLFKKEPVFKTILHFAIVE, encoded by the coding sequence ATGAAAAAACAAAGGTTGATTTTAGTTTTGTTGGTTTTGGCTCTTTTACTGATTTTTTGGAATTTAGGAGAGAGACCTTTATTTGGGGTAGAGGGAAGGTGGGCTGAAGCAACAAGAGAGATGATGCTTAGAGATTCATGGTTTGTTCCAACCATCAACTTTGAACCTCATGTAACCAAACCTCTCATCCCTTTTTGGCTTATAAAAATTTCTGGAATGGTTTTACAAGGTTTTAATGAGTTTACCGTAAGACTACCAGGGGCTTTAATCGCTTTAGCAAGTTTGGTTGTTTTCTACATAGGTGTAACCCCTCTTTTTTCTTATCCTTGGAACCTTATAGCCTCTGGCCTTTTACTTACCTCAGTAGGTTTTTTAGAGTTTTCTCGTTTAGCCCAGTCTGAAATCTATCAACTTTTTGGCATCATCACAGCCCTTGCCTTTTATATTCATTTTAGGGATAAAAAGAGCTTTTTAGGATACTTAGGGTTTTTTGGTGGTATGGTGATAGGGGGGTTGTCAAAGGGGATAACTTCTTTTGCGGTGTTATTGACCTTGCCTTTGATAGATGCTATCCTCGAAAAAAGATTTTATCATCTAAACTGGAAATCTATCTTAGCAGGAACCATAGCCTTAGGGTTTTATTTCTTACCTTATTACTTAACAGCTCAAGAACTGAAAAGTCAAATCCCCTTTTATCTATGGATAAGAGAAAACTTACAACAGGCAGTAAACCCTTATGACAACCTTAGACCCTTTTACATCTATTTCTTATATTGGCCTATATGGGTAGCACCCTGGTCGCTATTTCTTTTTGCTGCTCTCGTGAAGTTTATCAAAAATTTTAAAAAATTATCAAAGGAAGAAAGGCTTTTCTTTTTAACCTCTATTTTCATTTTTCTGATTTTTACCATAGCCAAAGCCAGAAGAGGTTATTATCTTCTCCCAATTCTACCTTTTTCTATAATTTTTATTACCTACTATTTAAAAACTCATGCTGACTGGTTTTTGTTAAAAATCTATCGATTAGTTGGACATTGTTTAGTGTTTTTACCTTTGATATTTCTTTTAATTTTACCCTTTTTAAAGTTATCCCTTTCTTATACCTTGGGGTTAAGCCTGATATTAGGCTTTTTGTTCCAAGTTGTAGTATTCTTTCTTTTTAAAAAAGAACCTGTTTTCAAAACCATCCTACACTTTGCGATAGTTGAGTGA